A genome region from Urocitellus parryii isolate mUroPar1 chromosome X, mUroPar1.hap1, whole genome shotgun sequence includes the following:
- the Lpar4 gene encoding lysophosphatidic acid receptor 4, giving the protein MGDRRFIDFQFQDLNSSLRPRLGNATTNNTCIVDDSFKYNLNGAVYSVVFILGLITNSASLFVFCFRMKMRSETAIFITNLALSDLLFVCTLPFKIFYNFNRHWPFGDTLCKISGTAFLTNIYGSMLFLTCISVDRFLAIVYPFRSRTIRTRRNSAIVCAGVWILVLSGGISASLFSTTNVNNATTTCFEGFSKRVWKTYLSKITIFIEVVGFIIPLILNVTCSSVVLRTLRKPATLSQIGTNKKKVLKMITVHMAVFVVCFVPYNSVLFLYALVRSQAITNCLLERFAKIMYPITLCLATLNCCFDPFIYYFTLESFQKSFYINTHIRMESLFKTETPLTTKPSLPAIQEEVSDQTTNNGGELMLESTF; this is encoded by the coding sequence ATGGGTGACAGAAGATTCATTGACTTCCAATTCCAAGATTTAAATTCAAGCCTCAGACCCAGGTTGGGCAATGCTACTACCAATAATACTTGCATTGTTGATGATTCCTTCAAATATAATCTGAATGGTGCTGTCTACAGTGTTGTATTCATCCTGGGTCTGATAACCAACAGTGCCTCTCTGTTTGTCTTCTGCTTTCGCATGAAAATGAGAAGTGAGACCGCTATTTTCATCACTAATCTGGCCCTCTCTGATTTGCTTTTTGTCTGTACCCTacccttcaaaatattttacaacttCAACCGGCACTGGCCTTTTGGTGACACTCTCTGCAAGATCTCTGGGACTGCATTTCTCACCAATATCTATGGGAGCATGCTCTTTCTTACCTGTATTAGTGTGGATCGTTTTCTGGCTATTGTCTATCCCTTCCGATCTCGTACCATTAGGACCAGGAGGAATTCTGCCATTGTGTGTGCTGGTGTCTGGATTCTGGTCCTCAGTGGTGGTATTTCAGCATCTTTGTTCTCCACCACGAATGTCAACAATGCAACCACCACCTGCTTTGAGGGCTTCTCCAAAAGGGTCTGGAAGACTTATCTGTCCAAGATCACAATATTTATTGAAGTTGTGGGGTTTATCATTCCTCTGATACTGAATGTCACTTGTtcttctgtggtgctgagaaccctCCGCAAGCCTGCTACTTTGTCTCAAATTGGGACCAATAAGAAAAAAGTGCTGAAGATGATCACAGTGCATATGGCAGTCTTTGTGGTATGCTTTGTACCCTATAATTCTGTTCTCTTCCTGTATGCCCTGGTGCGTTCCCAAGCTATTACCAATTGCTTGTTGGAAAGGTTTGCAAAGATAATGTACCCAATTACCTTGTGCCTTGCAACTCTGAACTGTTGCTTTGACCCTTTCATCTATTATTTCACTCTTGAGTCCTTTCAGAAGTCCTTCTACATCAATACCCATATCAGGATGGAGTCCCTGTTTAAGACTGAAACACCTCTAACCACAAAGCCTTCCCTTCCAGCTATTCAAGAGGAAGTTAGTGATCAAACAACCAATAATGGCGGTGAATTAATGCTAGAATCTACTTTCTAG